In Cloacibacillus sp. An23, the following are encoded in one genomic region:
- a CDS encoding glycosyltransferase, with amino-acid sequence MDNGKLLSIIIPAYNVEQYIRQCLDSIFDGMPEEAAARTEVIVVNDGSTDGTGEILKNYRQTDRQTDLPLIVVEKVNGGVSSARNAGINAASGKYFFFVDGDDYLTPDAVSHLIDYLSTCDADIVEFDRCKQNGRMVRHVIRNEKSKDMSGSGQDVWTRCERNSCFENVVWLRCILRDIIVNNGIYFYNGAESEDEEWLPKIFSYARKVEYFPASIYVYRIREGSLTRIPETRKSFTDLIKVSDSLMEFSKSQHLSPEFRKTLLGVISYIYWRSFRGIKLSGEWDEELISEIEKRFRLMDYSTKFHRRYIYRPFIRIFGLKAYYALKYSRGDK; translated from the coding sequence ATGGATAACGGCAAATTGCTAAGCATAATCATTCCTGCATATAACGTCGAGCAGTACATAAGACAGTGCCTCGACTCAATATTTGACGGGATGCCGGAAGAGGCTGCGGCGCGAACCGAGGTTATCGTCGTGAACGACGGCTCGACCGACGGCACCGGCGAAATACTGAAAAATTACAGACAGACAGACAGACAGACAGATCTTCCTCTCATTGTCGTTGAAAAGGTAAACGGTGGAGTATCGTCAGCGAGAAATGCAGGAATAAACGCTGCAAGCGGCAAATATTTCTTCTTTGTTGACGGCGATGATTATCTGACTCCAGATGCAGTTTCCCACCTAATCGACTACCTTTCCACCTGCGACGCGGATATAGTTGAATTTGACCGTTGCAAGCAAAATGGTCGAATGGTCAGGCATGTAATTAGAAACGAAAAATCTAAAGACATGTCTGGCAGTGGACAAGATGTCTGGACTCGGTGTGAAAGGAATTCTTGTTTTGAGAATGTAGTATGGCTTAGGTGCATATTAAGGGATATTATAGTTAATAATGGAATATATTTTTATAACGGGGCTGAATCAGAAGATGAGGAATGGCTGCCGAAAATATTTTCTTATGCGCGCAAAGTAGAGTATTTCCCTGCCTCTATTTATGTTTATAGAATAAGAGAAGGCTCGCTTACCAGAATACCTGAAACACGTAAAAGTTTTACAGATCTCATCAAGGTATCCGACTCGCTCATGGAATTTTCAAAATCTCAGCACCTGTCGCCAGAGTTCAGAAAAACGCTGCTCGGCGTGATATCGTACATATACTGGCGGAGCTTTCGCGGGATCAAGCTGAGCGGAGAATGGGATGAAGAACTAATCAGCGAGATTGAAAAACGTTTCCGCCTCATGGATTACAGCACCAAGTTCCACAGGAGATACATCTACAGGCCGTTTATCAGGATATTTGGCCTCAAGGCCTATTATGCCTTAAAATATTCGCGCGGAGACAAATAA
- a CDS encoding exo-alpha-sialidase: protein MDFSKIKRESLRLLMQLSVNAPFLFSSSFRGGVKKRWNMMQYEEGRSVAAPPRSWRENAVMLDLSMTSGFGETVHPDVLYIPDGFGAEKWRYLMAVTPFPKAIVYFENPEFLVSYDGVSWRLPQGGKSPVAAPPSDWTGYNSDPALFYEDGEVFLFYREVREEKNFLLVTLFVTSSRDGAEWSAPKTLKAVKTPTNRAGILMSPAVLKVGGRYFVWYVDEENGEYKMKRAECPGLSSLTDVADAALDGMPDGFSLWHIDMAEDGGRLLMAFCAKNDAGRHSIFFAKSSDLGLNWRVIHGRRLDPISEAGEESLYKAALVKDGGVCEWKLYYSFKDSGGHWYTAMEEIKL, encoded by the coding sequence ATGGATTTCTCAAAAATAAAGAGAGAATCGCTTCGCCTTTTGATGCAGCTCAGCGTAAACGCGCCGTTCCTGTTTTCCTCTTCTTTCCGCGGCGGCGTTAAAAAACGCTGGAACATGATGCAGTATGAAGAGGGACGCAGCGTCGCCGCACCGCCGCGCTCCTGGCGCGAAAACGCCGTCATGCTGGATTTGTCCATGACTTCCGGCTTCGGCGAAACCGTGCATCCAGACGTGTTATATATCCCAGACGGCTTCGGCGCGGAGAAATGGCGCTATTTGATGGCGGTGACGCCTTTTCCGAAAGCCATAGTCTATTTTGAAAACCCTGAATTTCTTGTGAGCTATGACGGCGTTTCATGGCGTCTGCCGCAAGGCGGAAAATCGCCGGTTGCCGCGCCGCCGTCCGACTGGACGGGGTATAATTCAGATCCGGCTCTGTTTTACGAAGACGGCGAAGTTTTTCTTTTTTACAGAGAAGTGCGCGAAGAGAAAAATTTTCTTTTGGTGACGCTCTTCGTCACGTCGTCTCGCGACGGAGCGGAATGGAGCGCGCCGAAAACTCTGAAGGCCGTGAAGACTCCTACAAACCGCGCTGGAATACTCATGTCGCCCGCCGTGCTGAAGGTGGGCGGACGTTATTTTGTCTGGTACGTGGATGAGGAAAACGGAGAATATAAGATGAAACGCGCAGAATGTCCCGGCCTGTCGTCTCTGACGGATGTGGCGGACGCCGCGCTTGACGGAATGCCGGATGGTTTCAGCCTGTGGCATATCGACATGGCGGAGGACGGCGGGCGTCTGCTTATGGCGTTCTGCGCGAAGAACGATGCAGGACGGCACTCAATATTTTTTGCGAAAAGCTCCGACCTGGGGTTAAACTGGCGCGTGATTCACGGCAGACGCCTCGACCCAATTTCGGAGGCGGGAGAAGAAAGCCTGTATAAAGCCGCGCTCGTGAAAGATGGCGGTGTCTGTGAATGGAAACTGTATTATTCCTTTAAGGACAGCGGCGGACACTGGTACACGGCCATGGAGGAGATAAAACTCTAA
- a CDS encoding glycosyltransferase family 9 protein has product MADKRKEVLFLRFSSLGDIIFANYTAMRVKEKHPDFRLTWLVDSLYAGIVRAQPWVDAVMEWDRKNTGNRGYLELLRKVRRMGFDILVDMHGSDRSSLFSLLSGIKKRYCPIHRFPFTHTDFDFSDLMDTSREMSECGSYLCAPRGVSDGWRVPKDGRKKLGLAIGASAAVKRWPVRRWIEFCRLASEAGYGTYLMGSGADEARAAREICEGAKSPLVTDMVGRTSIEGSIALVSEMDAVISGDTGLMHIARALGKPVAGLFGPNFPGAGTMYMESLGACFFCGCPEKGCEKLECSRLCLEDIGASEVFAAAKRLTQR; this is encoded by the coding sequence TTGGCAGACAAGCGCAAAGAAGTTCTTTTCCTCAGATTTTCATCTCTCGGCGACATAATCTTCGCCAACTACACAGCCATGCGCGTAAAGGAAAAGCACCCGGATTTCCGCCTCACGTGGCTCGTTGATTCGCTTTACGCCGGAATCGTCCGCGCGCAGCCGTGGGTGGACGCCGTTATGGAATGGGACAGGAAGAACACCGGCAACCGAGGCTATCTCGAGCTGCTTAGAAAGGTGCGGCGCATGGGATTCGACATACTCGTCGATATGCACGGCTCCGACCGCAGCAGCCTGTTTTCGCTGTTATCCGGGATAAAAAAGCGTTACTGCCCGATACACAGATTTCCGTTCACTCATACGGACTTTGATTTTTCAGACCTCATGGACACGTCGCGCGAAATGAGCGAATGCGGTTCATACCTTTGCGCTCCGCGCGGAGTGAGCGACGGTTGGCGCGTGCCGAAGGACGGACGCAAAAAACTCGGCCTCGCCATAGGCGCGAGCGCCGCCGTTAAAAGATGGCCCGTCCGCAGATGGATAGAGTTCTGCCGCCTCGCGTCGGAAGCGGGATACGGCACGTACCTAATGGGAAGCGGCGCAGACGAGGCGCGCGCGGCGCGCGAAATATGCGAAGGAGCGAAGTCGCCGCTCGTGACGGATATGGTGGGGCGCACATCTATAGAAGGCTCGATAGCGCTCGTCTCCGAAATGGACGCGGTAATATCCGGCGACACCGGCCTGATGCACATAGCGCGCGCGCTCGGAAAGCCAGTGGCGGGGCTGTTCGGACCGAATTTCCCCGGCGCGGGGACGATGTACATGGAAAGCCTCGGCGCCTGCTTTTTCTGCGGTTGCCCTGAGAAGGGATGTGAGAAGCTGGAATGCTCGCGCCTTTGCCTTGAAGATATAGGCGCGTCGGAAGTGTTTGCGGCGGCGAAACGCCTGACGCAGAGATAA
- a CDS encoding flavodoxin family protein yields the protein MEKKTVTILLGSPRKDGNTETIAKALAKGAEENGCEVRTLRLQGKKLNGCMDCRHCWATGAPCVQKDDMGEVHEAIAAADVIVFASPLYFYSWSAQIKPVWDRLLPFYAENSKIDVRGKKAVLISAAGDTEPECFGGLKESFRLACGYTQWEIAGEIYALGLYPKDAAANEGQKYIEEAYELGKRL from the coding sequence ATGGAGAAGAAAACCGTAACTATACTGCTCGGCAGCCCGCGCAAAGACGGAAACACCGAAACCATAGCCAAGGCGCTCGCCAAGGGCGCTGAGGAAAACGGCTGCGAAGTGCGCACGCTGCGGCTGCAGGGGAAGAAGCTCAACGGGTGCATGGACTGCCGCCACTGCTGGGCGACGGGCGCGCCCTGCGTCCAGAAGGACGACATGGGCGAAGTCCACGAAGCGATAGCCGCCGCGGACGTCATCGTCTTCGCGTCGCCGCTTTACTTCTATTCGTGGAGCGCGCAGATAAAGCCCGTCTGGGACAGGCTGCTGCCCTTCTACGCCGAAAATTCTAAGATAGACGTGCGCGGCAAGAAAGCCGTGCTCATATCCGCGGCCGGCGACACGGAACCGGAATGCTTCGGCGGGCTCAAAGAGTCGTTCCGACTCGCCTGCGGCTACACGCAATGGGAAATCGCGGGCGAAATATACGCGCTCGGCCTATACCCGAAGGACGCGGCTGCGAACGAAGGCCAGAAATATATAGAAGAAGCGTACGAACTCGGAAAGAGGCTGTAA
- a CDS encoding glycosyltransferase family 4 protein: MKIIEILPELDIGGVERHVIDLSNELTARGHEITVISAGGKMQSQLSGAVRHVDMPVHKKNPFTIWACSREIAALARREGFQLIHAHSRVPAWIARWAAGSAHVPYIVTAHVVFGNKSPWIYAPYRDAARVICVSNAVREGMKACFYDNTQVVLNGLDEPKVRWSEENLRGPVKFLFVGRLSPVKGLHDALRAMPEDAEWTLDVLGDGPMRDELENITKERGFTGRVTFHGYSDKADDFMARSSCLLFPSYTEGMPLTLARAVQIGIPVIASDIPPVSEMAGSSENLLPPGDVAAWREAIADFIKTRRAKVNIPLSSVPTLARMADEDERIYKEVLAGSEAR, encoded by the coding sequence GCATGTCATAGACCTGTCGAACGAGCTTACGGCCCGCGGGCACGAGATTACCGTAATATCGGCGGGCGGCAAAATGCAAAGCCAGCTCTCAGGCGCGGTGCGCCACGTCGATATGCCTGTGCATAAAAAAAATCCTTTTACGATATGGGCTTGCTCGCGGGAGATCGCGGCGCTTGCGCGGCGCGAGGGCTTTCAGCTCATTCACGCGCACTCGCGCGTCCCGGCGTGGATCGCGCGCTGGGCGGCAGGTTCCGCGCATGTTCCGTATATCGTGACGGCTCACGTCGTCTTCGGCAACAAATCGCCGTGGATATACGCGCCGTACCGCGACGCTGCGCGCGTGATATGCGTCAGCAACGCCGTGCGCGAAGGCATGAAGGCGTGTTTTTACGACAATACGCAGGTCGTCCTGAACGGCCTTGACGAGCCGAAGGTCCGCTGGAGCGAGGAAAACCTGCGCGGGCCGGTGAAGTTCCTCTTCGTCGGGCGGCTGTCGCCTGTCAAGGGGCTGCACGACGCGCTGCGCGCGATGCCGGAGGATGCGGAGTGGACGCTCGACGTCCTGGGCGACGGCCCGATGCGCGATGAGCTTGAAAATATAACGAAAGAGCGCGGCTTTACGGGGCGCGTTACGTTCCACGGCTATTCCGATAAGGCCGACGATTTTATGGCGCGTTCGTCGTGTCTGCTTTTCCCGTCGTACACCGAGGGTATGCCGCTGACGCTTGCGCGCGCCGTCCAGATAGGCATTCCGGTGATCGCTTCGGACATTCCGCCGGTCAGCGAGATGGCGGGAAGTTCGGAAAATCTCCTGCCGCCAGGCGACGTCGCGGCGTGGCGCGAGGCGATAGCGGATTTCATAAAAACTCGCCGCGCGAAGGTGAATATCCCGCTTTCGTCAGTGCCGACGCTCGCCAGGATGGCCGACGAGGATGAGCGGATATATAAAGAAGTGCTTGCGGGCTCGGAGGCGCGCTGA
- the rfaE2 gene encoding D-glycero-beta-D-manno-heptose 1-phosphate adenylyltransferase, which produces MRLSANFSHETMILARELLLGGFRRFPAVVAGDFMLDRYVTGEVSRISPEAPVPVVRVRSERLVAGGAGNVAANLAGLGVRVYAAGSVGDDTEGAALMALPVFAEADTECITPLGPTTVKTRVLGGGRQQMLRLDREQLTEPRGEDIERVVSKIREAASAGSRLVLLSDYGKGFCSPELCRRVISFARSACMQVWVDPKKSDWEPYRGAFAITPNLKELSAAAGRAVANEDGEVAEAASELASRYGIENILATRSEKGATLVSRGGALHIPVWPVEVYDVSGAGDTMIAAAAAFSSAGLPLCDAAKLANAASQIVIGKVGTYPIMADELLSAVAEEGAQSGGKIYSRGDAAELCRRWRANGERIVFTNGCFDILHAGHIDSLTAARALGDRLIVGLNSDASVKRLKGESRPVNGELSRAKVLSALEAVDAVVVFGEDTPAELLSVLRPDVLAKGGDYRPEDVAGREYAGEVVILPLTDGYSTTSVIERISHSK; this is translated from the coding sequence ATGAGGCTTTCTGCGAATTTTTCACACGAAACGATGATCCTTGCCCGCGAGCTTCTGCTCGGCGGGTTCCGGCGTTTTCCCGCCGTCGTCGCGGGCGATTTTATGCTCGACCGTTATGTGACGGGCGAGGTGTCGCGCATTTCGCCTGAGGCTCCGGTACCCGTCGTGCGCGTGCGGTCGGAGCGGCTGGTCGCGGGCGGCGCCGGCAACGTCGCGGCGAACCTCGCGGGGCTGGGCGTCCGCGTGTACGCCGCCGGAAGCGTCGGGGACGATACGGAGGGCGCGGCTCTCATGGCTCTGCCCGTTTTTGCGGAGGCGGATACTGAGTGTATAACGCCGCTCGGCCCGACGACTGTCAAGACGCGCGTTCTCGGCGGCGGACGCCAACAGATGCTGCGGCTCGACCGCGAGCAGCTTACGGAGCCGCGCGGCGAGGATATAGAGCGCGTCGTTTCAAAGATAAGGGAGGCCGCTTCCGCCGGTTCGCGGCTCGTCCTGCTTTCCGATTACGGCAAAGGCTTCTGCTCGCCGGAGCTATGCCGCCGCGTCATATCGTTCGCGCGCTCCGCCTGTATGCAGGTCTGGGTTGACCCGAAGAAATCAGACTGGGAGCCGTACCGCGGCGCTTTCGCGATTACGCCGAATCTGAAGGAGCTTTCCGCCGCGGCTGGGCGCGCCGTCGCGAACGAAGACGGCGAGGTAGCGGAGGCCGCGTCGGAGTTGGCCTCGCGTTACGGTATAGAAAATATTCTCGCGACGCGCTCTGAGAAGGGGGCGACGCTCGTCTCACGCGGCGGGGCGCTGCATATCCCTGTCTGGCCCGTCGAGGTCTACGACGTTTCCGGTGCGGGCGACACCATGATAGCTGCGGCTGCGGCCTTCTCGTCAGCGGGGCTCCCGCTGTGCGACGCCGCGAAGCTCGCCAACGCCGCGTCGCAGATAGTAATAGGCAAGGTCGGCACATATCCGATAATGGCGGATGAGCTTCTCTCCGCGGTCGCGGAGGAGGGCGCGCAGTCCGGCGGCAAGATATATTCGCGCGGCGACGCGGCGGAGCTCTGCCGCAGATGGCGCGCGAACGGCGAGAGAATTGTTTTTACGAACGGCTGTTTCGACATACTCCACGCCGGGCATATAGATTCGCTGACCGCGGCGCGGGCTCTCGGGGACCGGCTGATCGTCGGCCTCAACTCCGACGCTTCGGTGAAGAGGCTGAAGGGCGAGAGCCGTCCCGTTAACGGCGAGCTTTCGCGCGCGAAGGTGCTTTCCGCGCTTGAGGCGGTGGACGCCGTTGTCGTATTCGGCGAGGACACGCCGGCTGAGCTGCTTTCCGTGCTTCGTCCCGACGTGCTTGCGAAGGGCGGGGACTACCGCCCGGAGGATGTCGCGGGACGCGAATACGCGGGCGAGGTCGTTATACTGCCGCTTACGGACGGATATTCGACCACATCCGTTATAGAAAGGATATCCCATTCAAAATGA
- a CDS encoding MBOAT family O-acyltransferase encodes MLFNSYVFIFIFLPATFIIWRSLCAKKKTTAAIYWLLSASLFFYGYWNPPYLLLLLASIAVNFTIQRMIAKTAPSRTAKLWLTAGVVMNLALIGYYKYADFFASNIALMTGTPWRHIEIFLPLGISFFTFQQIACLADTYHGKLGIIPFRHYALFVSFFPQLIAGPIVLADKIIPQFSDKRIFCLSWKNICIGLTLFSIGLFKKVIIADTFSPWTALAFEAEHPLTLLEAWGGALAYTIQLYFDFSGYSDMALGLASFFNIKLPLNFNSPYKARSIIDFWRRWHMTLSAFLRDYLYIPLGGNRKGKTRRYVNLMITMLLGGLWHGAGWTFVIWGGLHGLYLTANHFWREHSPVRLPSFFWWLLTFLSVVIAWVFFRAESASQAIEILKGMAGMNGFVVPSDYVPGWLASILSSLGVSVLDYTPMWAFERREIINITLAVLACVFAPNAYEITSRADFTRRQWLTAAAACTLALTSVLSMYHVSEFLYFQF; translated from the coding sequence TTGCTCTTCAACTCGTACGTTTTCATATTCATCTTCCTTCCGGCGACGTTTATCATATGGCGCTCGCTATGCGCAAAGAAAAAGACAACGGCGGCGATATACTGGCTGCTCTCGGCGTCGCTCTTCTTCTACGGCTACTGGAACCCGCCATACCTGCTCCTGCTGTTGGCCTCGATAGCCGTCAACTTCACGATACAGCGCATGATAGCGAAGACCGCCCCTTCAAGGACGGCGAAGCTGTGGCTGACCGCCGGAGTGGTCATGAACCTAGCGCTGATAGGATACTACAAATACGCCGACTTCTTCGCCTCTAACATAGCGCTGATGACAGGGACCCCGTGGCGGCACATCGAAATATTTCTCCCGCTCGGAATATCCTTCTTCACATTCCAACAGATAGCCTGCTTAGCTGATACGTACCACGGCAAACTCGGCATTATTCCGTTCCGTCATTACGCGCTCTTCGTCTCATTCTTCCCTCAGCTCATAGCGGGGCCGATAGTGCTCGCCGACAAAATAATCCCGCAATTTTCCGATAAAAGGATATTCTGCCTCTCGTGGAAGAATATCTGCATCGGGCTGACGCTCTTCTCGATAGGGCTTTTCAAAAAAGTAATCATCGCCGACACCTTCTCGCCGTGGACGGCGCTCGCCTTCGAAGCGGAGCATCCGCTGACTCTGCTCGAAGCGTGGGGAGGCGCTCTCGCTTACACCATCCAGCTTTATTTCGACTTTTCCGGCTACTCCGACATGGCGCTCGGGCTCGCCTCGTTCTTCAACATAAAGCTGCCGCTCAATTTCAACTCGCCATACAAAGCCCGCTCCATCATTGACTTCTGGCGCAGATGGCACATGACGCTCTCGGCCTTCCTGCGCGACTATCTCTACATTCCGCTCGGCGGCAACAGAAAGGGCAAAACGCGCCGCTACGTCAATCTTATGATCACGATGCTGCTCGGCGGACTCTGGCACGGCGCTGGCTGGACCTTCGTGATATGGGGCGGCCTCCACGGCCTTTATCTGACGGCCAATCATTTCTGGCGCGAGCACAGCCCGGTGCGGCTTCCGTCGTTCTTCTGGTGGCTGCTGACGTTCCTGTCCGTAGTCATCGCGTGGGTGTTCTTCCGCGCAGAATCCGCGTCGCAGGCAATAGAGATATTAAAAGGCATGGCCGGCATGAACGGCTTCGTCGTCCCGTCGGACTACGTGCCCGGCTGGCTGGCCTCGATTCTCTCGTCGCTTGGAGTATCCGTGCTCGACTACACGCCGATGTGGGCGTTCGAGCGCCGCGAGATAATCAATATAACGCTCGCCGTGCTCGCGTGCGTCTTCGCGCCGAACGCATACGAAATAACGTCAAGAGCCGACTTTACGCGAAGGCAGTGGCTCACGGCGGCGGCCGCCTGCACACTGGCGCTCACGTCGGTGCTCTCAATGTACCACGTTTCCGAATTCCTCTATTTCCAGTTTTAA
- a CDS encoding glycosyltransferase: MRVLHYVDESNLAWGETWVQLLSELARLGVENFVACRDYGTLTERLDKAGIEFGLCRPLSQALPFTNTRLGKFIDGFRPDLIHTRLSSAAKIGGWWGKHKNVPVLQTIDKYPKLKYHKDGDFYAACSSSVKEYFASLGVPEGKIAVVHNPIDVSKYARDEKVRAERRAALGVSGGVKAVLGAGRFVDWKGFDVLINGYGKFLTENPSEADRSVLWIVGDGEERDKLAALAEKSPFRENIKIFPFAKDIRQYMWAADLFVLPSKEPEPFGIVLLEAMACGLPAIATRAGGPLDIIEEGVNGWFAEPGDAGSTADGLRRALSSASLPETAARARERAAQFGVARIAGETTELYRRVIEDYRAAL, encoded by the coding sequence ATGCGCGTGCTTCATTACGTCGATGAAAGCAACCTCGCGTGGGGGGAGACGTGGGTTCAGCTTCTCTCCGAGCTTGCGCGGCTCGGCGTTGAAAATTTCGTCGCCTGCCGCGATTATGGCACGCTTACGGAGCGGCTCGACAAAGCCGGTATAGAGTTTGGCCTCTGCCGCCCGTTGTCTCAGGCTTTGCCGTTCACCAACACAAGGCTCGGCAAATTTATAGACGGCTTCCGCCCAGACCTTATACACACGCGCCTTTCCTCCGCCGCGAAAATAGGCGGCTGGTGGGGAAAGCATAAAAACGTCCCGGTACTTCAGACGATAGACAAATATCCTAAGCTCAAGTACCACAAAGACGGCGATTTCTACGCGGCATGCTCTTCCTCGGTCAAGGAATATTTCGCCTCGCTCGGCGTGCCGGAAGGTAAAATCGCCGTCGTGCATAACCCGATAGACGTTTCAAAATATGCGCGCGACGAGAAAGTGCGCGCGGAGAGGCGCGCCGCGCTCGGCGTGTCCGGCGGCGTGAAGGCCGTCCTCGGCGCCGGGCGGTTCGTCGATTGGAAGGGCTTCGACGTGCTCATAAACGGTTACGGCAAATTTCTCACGGAAAATCCGTCCGAGGCGGACAGATCCGTTCTTTGGATAGTCGGAGACGGCGAGGAAAGGGACAAACTCGCCGCGCTCGCCGAAAAATCGCCGTTTCGCGAGAATATAAAAATATTCCCGTTCGCGAAGGACATACGCCAGTACATGTGGGCCGCCGACCTCTTCGTACTTCCGTCGAAGGAGCCGGAACCGTTCGGCATAGTGCTGCTCGAAGCGATGGCCTGCGGCCTTCCGGCGATAGCGACTCGGGCGGGCGGGCCGCTCGACATCATAGAAGAGGGCGTGAACGGCTGGTTCGCCGAGCCCGGTGACGCGGGTTCGACAGCCGACGGCCTTCGCCGCGCCCTTAGCTCAGCTTCCCTGCCGGAGACGGCGGCTCGCGCGCGCGAACGGGCCGCGCAGTTCGGCGTTGCGCGAATAGCGGGAGAGACCACGGAGCTTTACCGCCGGGTAATAGAAGACTATCGCGCCGCGCTCTGA
- the galE gene encoding UDP-glucose 4-epimerase GalE yields MKNCVVTGGAGYVGSHCCKALAQAGYTPVTVDNLFRGHKKLVKWGPFRECDVLDTDGLVKIFEEFKPEAVFHFAGLTYVGESVAKPEDYYRVNTAGTLSLLSAMLRCGCDKIIFSSTAATYGDPRYTPIDEKHPQNPINPYGWSKLFIERMMEDFSAAHGIKFAALRYFNASGADPECETGELHEPETHLIPLILFAALGRRENIKIFGRDYDTPDGTAVRDYVHVTDLASAHLKALEKLESDGVNLKLNLGTGSGYSVLEVIKSVERVSGRKVPALDAPRRAGDPPVLVADSAAARQTLGWELKHSSIDEIVETAMRWHERN; encoded by the coding sequence ATGAAAAACTGCGTAGTGACGGGCGGAGCCGGATACGTCGGCAGCCATTGCTGCAAAGCTCTGGCGCAGGCCGGATACACCCCTGTAACGGTGGACAATCTTTTCCGCGGGCACAAAAAACTGGTAAAATGGGGCCCCTTCCGCGAATGCGACGTGCTCGACACAGACGGGCTCGTAAAGATATTTGAAGAATTCAAGCCCGAAGCCGTCTTTCACTTCGCGGGGCTCACATACGTCGGCGAATCCGTGGCGAAGCCGGAGGACTACTACCGCGTCAACACTGCCGGCACTCTCTCGCTGCTATCCGCGATGCTGCGCTGCGGCTGCGACAAGATAATCTTCTCGAGCACCGCCGCGACCTACGGCGACCCGCGCTACACCCCGATAGACGAAAAACATCCGCAGAACCCGATAAACCCGTACGGCTGGAGCAAGCTCTTCATCGAGCGCATGATGGAAGACTTCTCAGCCGCCCACGGCATAAAATTCGCGGCGCTGCGCTACTTCAACGCCTCCGGCGCGGACCCGGAGTGCGAGACGGGCGAACTGCACGAGCCAGAGACGCACCTTATCCCGCTGATACTCTTCGCCGCCCTCGGACGGCGCGAGAACATCAAAATTTTCGGACGCGACTACGACACGCCCGACGGTACGGCCGTGCGCGACTACGTCCACGTCACAGACCTCGCCTCGGCCCACCTTAAAGCCCTCGAAAAGCTTGAATCGGACGGCGTGAACCTAAAGCTCAACCTCGGCACCGGCTCCGGTTACTCCGTGCTCGAAGTGATAAAATCCGTCGAACGCGTCTCCGGCAGAAAAGTCCCCGCGCTGGACGCGCCGCGCCGCGCCGGAGACCCGCCTGTGCTGGTGGCGGACTCCGCCGCAGCGCGGCAGACGCTCGGCTGGGAGCTGAAACACTCCTCGATAGACGAAATCGTCGAAACGGCGATGCGCTGGCACGAGAGGAACTGA